Proteins encoded in a region of the Diabrotica virgifera virgifera chromosome 4, PGI_DIABVI_V3a genome:
- the LOC126883287 gene encoding uncharacterized protein LOC126883287 produces the protein MRRTSLEQLQSVMQACVPNVSIADLQAKFQSLKQNAVKEYKKHLNSMKSGAGEEEIYMPSLWYFDIIRYVLDGCLPRESIDTISVDTINTTDVEDSIIDGDGTSTIMDAIVIFDGDITEEPILDERVADETTIVEQTPTTSTHKGRVGSTFSDEPKSNKKKDNDHYLQMVSTNLAKLNTTLAMPPMLNQTQKEEMGGNELFASFVAKRMDEIDDLDIRDDVEEKIMSVLREGLRRNRQKKNE, from the exons atgAGAAGAACATCTCTTGAACAATTGCAATCGGTAATGCAGGCATGTGTACCCAATGTTTCTATTGCCGACTTGCAAGCTAAGTTTCAAAGCTTAAAACAAAATGCTGTCAAGgaatataaaaaacatttaaaCTCTATGAAGAGTGGTGCAGGAGAAGAAGAG atatatATGCCTTCACTATGGTATTTTGACATTATAAGATATGTTTTGGATGGTTGTCTACCCAGAGAAAGTATTGACACAATCAGTGTTGATACAATCAATACAACAGATGTTGAGGATAGTATAATTGATGGGGACGGAACCAGTACTATAATGGATGCTATCGTTATATTTGATGGAGATATAACGGAAGAACCAATCCTTGACGAACGTGTAGCTGATGAAACTACCATAGTAGAACAAACACCAACAACTTCGACGCACAAAGGTAGAGTAGGTTCTACATTTAGTGACGAGCCCAAAAGCAATAAAAAGAAAGATAATGATCATTATCTGCAAATGGTTTCGACTAATTTGGCAAAGCTAAATACAACGTTAGCAATGCCGCCAATGCTTAATCAAACACAAAAGGAGGAAATGGGAGGCAACGAACTGTTCGCATCATTTGTTGCAAAACGCATGGACGAGATTGATGATTTGGACATTAGAGACGATGTAGAAGAAAAAATAATGTCGGTATTGAGGGAGGGTTTAAGAAGAAATAGACAAAAGAAAAATGAATGA